A single region of the Mercenaria mercenaria strain notata chromosome 6, MADL_Memer_1, whole genome shotgun sequence genome encodes:
- the LOC123549652 gene encoding uncharacterized protein LOC123549652, whose product MNKKDTRRNRYCLVLEDYGYTQNIRKRYKDHALFFEARKQIMQGTFSVLHNYKFGSFIEATMLPGQKSDMDMVTLLTSFIAFENRIHYDRSDSYVKCSLKMIVDPWTAPGHVKLVPFDNLDIIDAFLYLCTKYDIYGRRVLCYKRNIFYTGHLNSFRNYDTGPHRVERSGPAMTLIPQTGRHLDFIHALMCGDWPSCANAWLQRLKTLLWLGREEMQTLARLPCFLVPTGYHESNLEWRISFSLQERELFWKLTDLQYKCFIMMKYIKEASFGKEHFQSENSLTSYHCKTALFYTIENNSGIWKQGDLIDVTTLCFRLLLKWTDIRYCPSYFVPTLNLFWKLNDNDFENMKRLLQAFLAEPVVHFSKGIVLMHYMHNSELTLDPKLKELYDVYETPISSIKFIESLDHTHRELGDMLGNVMEYVSHLSLLETINHLASILNMKQRNDANLLTSLAFPFIHTTLACHFVILALESDHYSRDFYIMISAFHFWKGLKSDTMSSKLKLVTVLLYTGYKESAVALLKVISIVNTSCLFFGCSCFYSSQYDHGRSLHFYNVVCKRARNDLECLWTDELIHSHLCHCVMFLPTEIDITPYPLRFEMFRSYAVPDDARNPSKLDYWWFQCAVIDPETYMHFLWHLIDVSWIEKGQVFDELLETTTIHTWAHYHWETKVNVAGWLTERSGQNVKALEMYLSSWRLLKIRQLQYQVLPDNKLLFHTNNAAKWHLVLLLYRIWCERQFEIFGRYCL is encoded by the coding sequence ATGAACAAGAAGGATACTAGAAGAAACAGGTACTGTCTTGTGCTTGAGGATTATGGATATACACAGAATATcagaaaaagatataaagatcATGCTTTGTTCTTCGAAGCTAGAAAGCAAATAATGCAAGGAACCTTTAGTGTACTACACAATTATAAATTTGGAAGTTTTATTGAGGCAACAATGCTCCCAGGACAAAAATCCGATATGGATATGGTAACTTTGTTAACATCGTTCATTGCATTTGAAAATCGAATCCATTATGACAGGTCAGATAGTTATGTAAAATGTAGTCTAAAAATGATCGTAGATCCCTGGACAGCACCTGGACACGTCAAGTTAGTGCCTTTTGATAATTTAGATATCATCGATGCTTTCCTATATCTATGTACCAAATATGATATTTATGGTCGGAGAGTGTTATGTTACAAGCGAAACATATTCTATACCGGACACTTGAATTCATTTAGGAACTATGATACTGGTCCGCACAGAGTTGAAAGGTCTGGACCCGCTATGACGCTAATTCCTCAGACAGGTAGACATTTAGATTTTATTCATGCTCTTATGTGTGGAGACTGGCCGTCATGTGCAAACGCTTGGCTTCAGAGACTGAAAACATTGTTGTGGTTGGGTCGGGAGGAAATGCAAACATTGGCGAGACTTCCATGCTTCCTAGTACCGACAGGTTACCATGAAAGCAACCTCGAATGGCGAATTTCTTTTTCGCTACAAGAGCGTGAGCTCTTTTGGAAACTGACTGATTTACAGTATAAGTGCTTTATTATGATGAAATACATTAAAGAGGCATCTTTTGGGAAAGAACATTTTCAGTCTGAAAATTCTTTAACGTCTTACCATTGTAAGACTGCTCTTTTTTATACAATCGAAAATAACTCTGGTATATGGAAACAAGGGGATTTAATAGATGTTACAACTTTATGTTTTAGACTTCTTTTAAAATGGACTGACATTCGATATTGCCCGAGTTACTTTGTACCAACACTGAATTTATTCTGGAAATTAAACGACAAtgattttgaaaacatgaaaagGTTATTACAAGCCTTTCTAGCAGAACCAGTTGTGCATTTCAGTAAAGGAATCGTATTGATGCACTACATGCATAATTCAGAACTGACACTTGATCCAAAATTAAAGGAACTGTACGACGTTTATGAAACTCCAATCAGTAGCATCAAATTCATAGAAAGTTTAGATCACACACACAGGGAACTTGGGGATATGTTGGGAAATGTTATGGAGTACGTTTCACATTTGTCTTTACTGGAAACAATAAACCACCTTGCAAGTATACTGAATATGAAGCAGCGAAACGATGCAAATTTGTTGACAAGTTTAGCTTTCCCATTCATTCACACAACACTGGCCTGTCATTTTGTTATTCTTGCATTAGAATCGGACCACTATAGCAGAGACTTTTACATAATGATTTCTGCAtttcatttttggaaaggacTTAAATCAGATACAATGTCTAGTAAACTGAAGCTGGTAACAGTTCTCCTCTACACTGGATACAAAGAAAGTGCCGTGGCTTTGTTGAAGGTAATTTCTATAGTAAATACAAGTTGTCTCTTCTTTGGATGCTCATGCTTTTATTCGTCTCAATACGATCATGGAAGATCCTTACACTTCTACAATGTTGTATGCAAACGTGCTAGAAATGATCTAGAATGTCTATGGACAGATGAACTGATTCACAGCCATTTATGCCACTGTGTAATGTTCCTACCCACAGAAATTGATATCACCCCATACCCTTTACGGTTTGAGATGTTTAGATCATACGCAGTACCAGACGATGCTAGAAATCCAAGTAAGCTTGACTATTGGTGGTTTCAGTGTGCCGTTATCGATCCAGAAACATACATGCATTTTCTTTGGCATTTAATTGATGTCTCGTGGATAGAGAAAGGACAAGTGTTCGATGAATTACTTGAAACTACTACAATACATACATGGGCTCATTACCACTGGGAAACCAAGGTGAACGTTGCAGGATGGCTTACAGAAAGAAGCGGGCAAAATGTGAAAGCACTGGAAATGTACTTATCATCGTGGCGCCTTTTAAAGATAAGACAATTGCAATATCAAGTACTTCCAGATAATAAACTACTCTTTCATACTAACAATGCTGCCAAATGGCATTTAGTTTTATTGTTGTATCGAATCTGGTGTGAGCGTCAATTCGAGATATTTGGGAGATACTGCTTGTGA
- the LOC123550671 gene encoding uncharacterized protein LOC123550671 gives MDRPKSRPDTLQFTESETELLGADLDMPLPKDFGRLFPGTVVFHHTKVKFVPVLAQRSSGDTRDQGSQADTETRIHVSTNTQTECEVGNTSNEDNVTEEEWHVDEDSREEIIRTNLEQHLIYISHCIKPDDLILHLHCFSEEQKSDILSEKNLIKASRKALEMLLHDVEEPGRFVELRDALCENDGNPKVVSILDGKYSPDDQNYVKVVELFTPEIIVRLEPSVLLPHLVQKDVFKQMDVEEITAEEKNHGKMRAACVLLMYLPRRTVDWFKCFLQVLVKCNLEDIAEMLDPDMFKDINENDETKISEKLDDDSMKAGKDEVIYSRNNKTKSPVVDEAFENSDDAVIFSEYSYEQLDYLRGNVAERKKIDKTMADYDAEIVWPDKKRGKNQILLRSISKEKTDATTWSRKKKVWKQNVIVTLKKLFAKVDVPENRSSLSKIMCGTNTPCKGLYGKRQTTTETHESSGTTKSDSCFSYANVGTASETELRCMSRNDKTASSEEPNAPVLESNSANRNDETLSNVLIHESEPEVYNSKEMQKYAVCEMTCGRRISVMKGSLVDLRVDVMVNTTNKALSLTTGLAETISEKGGEKIRTACKKYFQTHGSIDEGEAFVSEAGSLPAKHVVHVNSPVWREGTEDEHRLLRQTVMKALKQASDKKAETIALPAISCGISGFTSKTATALIVRAVRNFFREDQSSSLKHVYLVDITRQTAKRFQEALCREFKDDTKCVVEVVKESL, from the exons ATGGATCGGCCGAAGTCTAGACCAGACACACTTCAGTTTACAGAATCTGAGACAGAGCTCCTCGGTGCGGATCTTGACATGCCACTTCCTAAGGACTTTGGACGTCTGTTCCCCGGAACTGTTGTATTTCACCACACAAAAGTGAAATTTGTCCCAGTGTTAGCACAGAGGTCTTCCGGAGACACGAGAGACCAGGGGTCTCAAGCTGATACTGAAACACGAATTCATGTTTCAACAAACACACAGACAGAGTGTGAAGTCGGTAATACAAGCAACGAAGACAATGTAACAG AAGAAGAGTGGCATGTTGACGAAGATTCCAGAGAGGAGATAATCAGAACAAACCTAGAACAACACCTGATATACATCAGTCATTGTATCAAACCAGATGATCTGATTTTACATCTGCACTGCTTTTCTGAag AACAAAAGTCAGATATTCTCTCGGAGAAAAATCTCATAAAGGCATCAAGAAAGGCCCTAGAAATGTTATTACATGATGTTGAGGAACCAGGGCGATTTGTTGAACTAAGGGATGCTCTTTGTGAAAATGATG GTAATCCAAAGGTTGTGAGTATCTTGGACGGCAAATACAGCCCTGATGATCAGAACTACGTCAAGGTTGTAGAACTCTTTACACCCGAAATAATCGTGCGTCTAGAACCATCAGTGTTATTGCCTCATCTAGTGCAAAAAGACGTTTTCAAACAAATGGATGTAGAGGAAATAACAGCGGAGGAGAAAAATCATGGGAAGATGAGAGCTGCCTGTGTTTTATTGATGTACTTACCACGTCGCACTGTGGACTGGTTCAAATGTTTCTTGCAGGTCTTGGTCAAATGCAACCTTGAGGATATTGCTGAAATGCTTGATCCAGATATGTTCAAAG atATTAATGAAAACGATGAAACAAAGATTTCTGAAAAACTAGACGACGACTCGATGAAAGCTGGAAAGGATGAAGTGATTTATTCTCGAAATAACAAGACAAAGAGTCCTGTAGTAGATGAAGCATTTGAAAATAGTGATGATGCGGTGATCTTTTCGGAATACAGTTACGAACAATTAGATTACCTCAGAGGCAACGTTGccgaaagaaagaaaatagacAAGACTATGGCAGACTATGACGCCGAAATCGTTTGGCCTGATAAAAAACGAGGGAAAAATCAAATTCTTTTGCGATCTATTTCAAAGGAAAAAACGGACGCCACAACATGGTCAAGAAAAAAGAAAGTCTGGAAACAAAACGTTATCGTAACATTAAAAAAGCTATTTGCAAAGGTTGATGTGCCTGAAAACAGGTCAAGTCTAAGCAAAATTATGTGCGGAACAAACACACCATGTAAAGGATTATATGGTAAGAGACAAACAACCACCGAAACACATGAAAGCTCCGGTACGACGAAGTCAGACTCATGTTTTTCATATGCAAACGTTGGAACAGCATCAGAAACAGAGTTGCGTTGTATGAGTAGAAACGATAAAACGGCATCCAGTGAAGAACCAAATGCACCAGTACTGGAGTCAAATAGTGCAAATAGAAATGATGAAACACTATCAAATGTACTGATTCATGAATCAGAACCAGAAGTATACAATTCAAAggaaatgcaaaaatatgcagtttGTGAAATGACATGCGGAAGGCGTATATCAGTTATGAAAGGATCATTAGTGGATCTTAGAGTAGATGTTATGGTAAACACTACAAACAAGGCTCTTTCATTAACAACAGGGCTTGCAGAGACCATAAGTGAGAAAG GAGGAGAAAAGATAAGGACAGCgtgtaaaaagtattttcaaacacATGGAAGCATAGATGAGGGAGAAGCATTTGTGAGTGAGGCTGGTAGTCTACCTGCTAAACATGTGGTGCACGTGAATAGCCCAGTCTGGAGAGAAGGGACAGAAGATGAGCATAGATTACTCAGACAAACAGTCATGAAAGCACTGAAGCAAGCATCAGATAAAAAGGCCGAGACAATTGCATTACCAGCAATCAGTTGTGGAATTTCTGG ATTCACATCGAAGACGGCGACAGCCCTGATAGTGCGTGCAGTGAGAAACTTCTTTCGGGAGGACCAATCGAGTAGTTTGAAGCATGTATACCTTGTAGACATTACCCGACAGACTGCCAAAAGGTTTCAAGAAGCTTTGTGTCGTGAATTCAAAGATGACACGAAATGTGTTGTAGAGGTGGTGAAAGAATCTTTATAA